The Halorussus salinus genome contains a region encoding:
- a CDS encoding DUF7344 domain-containing protein, with translation MSRDDIFHLLRNRRRRYALHYLKREEALPIADIAEQVAAWENGVSIEAVSSTQRKHVYNSLQQTHLPKLADSGIIKYQPRNGMAKVTERAERLDVYLEVVPDRDIPWSSYYLGLGAVSLALTSAVWVDAIIISQLPPVAWMTFISVAIVFSAAVNVYYQRDDLLGEHERPPELRGDN, from the coding sequence ATGTCGCGTGACGACATCTTCCACCTCCTCCGGAATCGACGACGCCGATATGCACTCCACTATCTCAAGCGAGAAGAAGCTCTACCCATCGCCGACATCGCCGAGCAAGTTGCCGCATGGGAAAACGGCGTGTCCATAGAAGCCGTATCCTCGACGCAACGAAAGCACGTGTACAACTCACTCCAGCAGACCCACCTCCCGAAACTCGCCGACAGCGGAATCATCAAATATCAGCCCCGCAACGGCATGGCCAAAGTTACTGAGCGCGCCGAACGACTTGATGTCTACCTCGAAGTTGTTCCCGATCGTGACATTCCATGGAGTAGCTATTATCTTGGCCTCGGGGCGGTCTCGCTCGCACTCACGTCCGCGGTCTGGGTTGACGCGATAATCATCTCCCAACTTCCGCCCGTCGCATGGATGACGTTCATTTCCGTAGCGATCGTCTTTTCGGCCGCAGTCAACGTATATTACCAGCGAGACGACCTCCTCGGCGAACACGAACGACCGCCGGAACTCAGAGGTGACAATTGA
- a CDS encoding RNA-guided endonuclease InsQ/TnpB family protein — MEVRRTVPVKLDVTESDANLLRETIQQFLDSANYVVDVASKGEWVETRKSVLHDKTYSHVRDRTDLHSNHVQSARDRAVDALKATIAKWKQGRYASLPTFTTPSCEYNPRNATFNDDHATLATVDGRITAEYVLPDEHRDTPQSRYLLNDNYETTGATLHYRNGSFYLHIRTKADVDAPDRPENGTVLGVDLGVENIAVTSTGTFWTTDELTHWRTEYVERRKSLQECGTRWAHENVQSVGRTETGRFEQYLHRVANELVAEAVENGCSYIAFENLTDIRDRMPRTRKFHEWAFRRLYGYVEYKAQARGILVEQITPQYTSQRCSECGFTHEDNRHRETFSCHSCGYENHADYNAAKNIGLKLLRNQTGGEGGAPVGVRLNSGMLTTNGVVPVPTSVRVGVHAECHGL, encoded by the coding sequence ATGGAGGTCCGGCGCACTGTCCCGGTCAAACTCGATGTGACCGAGAGTGACGCGAACCTTCTTCGTGAGACGATACAACAGTTCCTCGATTCCGCGAACTACGTCGTAGACGTGGCCTCCAAGGGCGAATGGGTCGAAACTCGCAAATCGGTTCTCCACGACAAGACGTACAGCCACGTGCGTGACCGAACCGACTTGCACAGCAACCACGTCCAATCGGCCCGCGACCGTGCCGTAGACGCACTCAAAGCGACCATCGCCAAATGGAAGCAAGGCAGGTACGCCTCGTTGCCGACGTTCACGACGCCGTCTTGCGAGTACAACCCGCGAAACGCGACGTTCAACGACGACCACGCGACGCTGGCAACTGTCGATGGGCGCATCACCGCCGAGTACGTGTTGCCCGACGAACACCGCGATACGCCCCAATCGAGATATCTATTGAACGACAACTACGAGACGACGGGCGCAACACTCCATTATCGCAATGGATCATTCTACCTCCACATCCGAACAAAGGCGGATGTGGACGCCCCCGACCGCCCCGAGAACGGAACGGTTCTCGGTGTTGACCTCGGGGTTGAGAACATCGCCGTCACTTCGACGGGGACGTTCTGGACAACCGACGAACTGACCCATTGGCGAACGGAGTACGTCGAACGCCGAAAATCGTTGCAGGAATGCGGGACGCGATGGGCGCATGAAAACGTCCAATCGGTTGGACGCACCGAAACGGGGCGGTTTGAACAGTATCTCCATCGAGTAGCGAACGAACTTGTCGCCGAAGCGGTCGAGAACGGCTGTTCGTACATCGCGTTTGAGAATCTGACCGACATTCGTGACCGGATGCCTCGGACACGAAAATTCCACGAGTGGGCGTTCCGACGTTTATACGGTTACGTCGAGTACAAAGCCCAAGCACGTGGCATCTTGGTCGAACAGATTACCCCGCAGTACACGTCCCAACGGTGTTCGGAGTGCGGATTTACCCATGAGGATAACCGCCACCGAGAGACGTTTTCGTGCCACTCGTGCGGATACGAAAACCACGCGGACTACAACGCGGCGAAGAACATCGGTCTGAAACTCCTTCGCAACCAAACTGGGGGCGAGGGAGGCGCACCCGTAGGCGTGCGCTTGAACAGCGGGATGTTGACCACGAACGGGGTCGTTCCCGTGCCGACTTCGGTTAGAGTGGGAGTCCATGCTGAATGCCACGGCCTTTAG
- a CDS encoding tubulin/FtsZ family protein: MKVAAIGVGGAGGRIVDALAQDNNRRSISYLTAAQVLDTDFEALSELTTIPDEARHKLGHLETHGTGTDGDRESGTAAIKEDLSEVRREIGTAITSETSAIFVVAGLGGGTGSGATPHLVQALREIFEIPLYAISVLPASSESVPSENTARGLKTLGEVADAQIVFDNDNWIGRGETISENSAELNTVLAERLGTLFAAGEAETASAVGERVIDASEIITTLEQNGLATIGYAKQDLQTDSEKQTGSILDNIRERLLGAEKEDEAVDDVKAIKAVETTLRRAVKGKLTMECNLSTVESGLLIVSGPPAWLHGEAIADGRAWLFKEISSTELRSGDAPMQGGTQLKILVLLAGVSANPRIEDLRVVKE, translated from the coding sequence ATGAAGGTCGCAGCTATTGGTGTCGGCGGTGCAGGTGGCCGGATTGTCGATGCCCTCGCCCAAGATAATAACCGTCGCTCAATATCGTATCTCACGGCCGCTCAGGTCCTCGACACCGACTTTGAAGCTCTATCCGAGCTCACGACAATCCCCGACGAGGCACGCCACAAACTTGGTCATCTTGAGACACATGGGACTGGGACAGATGGCGATCGGGAAAGTGGTACTGCCGCCATCAAAGAGGACCTCTCAGAAGTACGGCGTGAAATTGGGACTGCAATCACGTCTGAGACTAGTGCCATTTTTGTTGTGGCGGGACTCGGAGGTGGCACAGGCTCAGGTGCAACACCTCATTTGGTGCAAGCGCTCCGAGAAATCTTCGAGATCCCACTCTATGCTATTTCTGTCCTTCCTGCTAGTAGCGAATCGGTTCCGTCTGAAAACACGGCTCGTGGACTCAAAACGCTCGGTGAAGTCGCCGATGCCCAAATCGTCTTTGATAACGATAACTGGATTGGGAGAGGCGAAACAATCTCTGAGAACAGTGCTGAGTTGAACACTGTGCTGGCTGAACGACTCGGCACGCTCTTTGCTGCTGGCGAAGCTGAAACGGCTTCAGCTGTCGGTGAGCGCGTCATCGACGCGAGCGAGATTATTACAACACTCGAACAGAATGGTCTGGCGACAATCGGGTATGCCAAGCAAGACCTCCAAACTGATTCCGAAAAACAGACTGGGTCGATTTTAGATAATATTCGCGAACGTCTGCTTGGTGCAGAGAAAGAGGATGAGGCCGTTGATGATGTAAAAGCGATTAAGGCAGTTGAGACCACGCTACGCCGAGCGGTGAAGGGAAAACTCACCATGGAATGTAATTTATCGACTGTAGAGAGTGGTTTATTGATTGTTTCTGGTCCACCGGCTTGGCTTCATGGAGAGGCTATTGCTGACGGCCGAGCGTGGCTCTTCAAAGAGATTTCATCTACAGAGTTACGAAGTGGTGATGCTCCGATGCAGGGTGGAACACAACTCAAGATACTCGTCTTATTAGCGGGTGTCTCAGCGAATCCTCGGATTGAGGACTTGCGAGTAGTCAAGGAGTAG